In the genome of bacterium, one region contains:
- a CDS encoding DoxX family protein gives MKYTVLLGRILFSLIFVMAGFSNFSKQAIEHGAAQGIPLASIAVPLSGVIVLLGGLSIALGYKAKWGAWLLVLFLVPVTVMMHNFWAMQDIALAQMHQVMFMKNLSMLGAALLISYFGAGPLSLDGRQKTHSGQRTRRMQHREAVIA, from the coding sequence ATGAAGTACACAGTATTGCTCGGAAGAATTCTATTCTCATTAATCTTCGTGATGGCCGGCTTCAGCAATTTTTCGAAGCAGGCGATCGAGCATGGAGCAGCGCAGGGAATCCCATTGGCTTCGATTGCAGTTCCGCTCTCCGGAGTGATCGTGCTCTTGGGAGGTCTCAGCATCGCCCTCGGTTATAAAGCCAAATGGGGCGCGTGGCTGCTGGTTTTATTCCTGGTGCCGGTCACGGTGATGATGCACAACTTCTGGGCCATGCAGGATATCGCATTAGCCCAGATGCATCAGGTGATGTTCATGAAGAATCTTTCCATGCTTGGTGCTGCGCTTCTTATCTCTTATTTCGGCGCTGGCCCGTTGAGCTTGGACGGACGGCAGAAAACACATTCAGGGCAACGCACACGGCGCATGCAACATAGAGAAGCAGTGATAGCGTAG
- a CDS encoding thioredoxin — MKIQMAPKVLTDRNFDAELVAPGRIVLVIFYDENFSNRYLIEPGLVKLDEQYSQRVKFCRINTRENPKTAERFRIFVIPTILFFQDGKLVESLAGTFPRVEVENIIRKLLTEKEEDRLSLSRS, encoded by the coding sequence GTGAAGATTCAAATGGCTCCAAAGGTATTGACAGACCGAAATTTTGATGCTGAGCTTGTGGCTCCGGGCAGAATTGTGTTGGTCATATTTTACGATGAGAATTTCAGTAACCGCTATCTCATCGAACCGGGCTTGGTGAAACTGGACGAACAGTATAGCCAACGGGTGAAGTTCTGCCGCATCAATACGCGTGAAAACCCAAAAACCGCCGAACGCTTTCGAATTTTTGTCATCCCGACAATTCTCTTTTTTCAAGATGGAAAACTGGTTGAGTCGCTGGCGGGCACTTTTCCGCGCGTTGAGGTCGAGAACATTATCCGGAAACTGCTCACTGAAAAAGAAGAAGACCGATTGTCTCTCTCAAGAAGCTAA